The sequence below is a genomic window from Halanaerobiaceae bacterium ANBcell28.
TTGAGTCATAACTATTTCTTGAATTATCACCAAGAGTAAAGTAATAATCATTTTCTAATAAGACTTCTTCTCCTTTAATTAAATTATATAAAATATCTCTATCATAAATCGGTCCTGTTAAATGTTCTTGATTTAAAATAAATACAGCTTCATGAATAAAAATTTCATTATCAAGTATATTTTGATTTTCTCTTAACATTTCTCTTAATACTTCTAAAGTAAGTCTAATATTATTTACTTCAAAAGTTCCTGATTCTATACTAATATAGTCACCTTTTTGAGGAACTTTCCATTCATTATTACTTATAAGAGTACCAAAATTATAATAATTTATTCCTTCATTAATCTCTATCTCATTATTATTAATATAAAGATTATTATTGTTAATTTTAACAAATTCTCCAGGAAGTGCTACTAATCTTTTTGTATATCGATCTCTATCTCTATAAGGCTCTCTAAAAACTAAAACTTCCTCCCTCTGTGGCTCTCGAAACCTATATGAGATCTTTTCAGCAAAAAACCTTTCCCCTGGAATAATTGTTGGCTCCATAGAACCAGTAGGAACAGTATAGTTACCTATATAAAACAATTGTATAATTGCTACGATTATTAATACAATCACAATCATTTGTATCCAATCTAGTAAACCTTCTATTTTATTTCTACTTTTCTTATTAATTTTATATTTATTATAAATCTTCTCAAAAAACGGTGCCCTTATTTTTTCTAATTTATCACTTATTAACTGATCCTTTACAAATAAAAAAATTATACACCCTGTCAAGAAAATGTATAAGAAAATATAAAATATTGTTCTAAGCAATTTTAACAACTCCTAATATAAATATTTGTATCTCCATAACAATAATTCTATAAAAAATGATTATTCCCTGCTTTTTAGATATATTTTTTAGAAGAAAAAATTATGTAAAAAAAATGGCTCCCCGAGCAGGACTCGAACCTGCGACTCGATGGTTAACAGCCATCTGCTCTACCAACTGAGCTATCGGGGAACATCATTGTTTAGTAATTGTTTTTTGCTCATTGGAATATATCACCAAGTTCGCTATAAAACAAATACTTTACTATTAAAATAGAATATTAAAATGAATTTCGGCGGTGTCCTACTCTCCCACGAAGTCACCCTCGCAGTACCATAGGCGCAGAAGGACTTAACTACTGTGTTCGAAATGGAAACAGGTGTTTCCCCCTCGCTATTACCACCGAAAAGTGTATTCAA
It includes:
- the lepB gene encoding signal peptidase I; translation: MLRTIFYIFLYIFLTGCIIFLFVKDQLISDKLEKIRAPFFEKIYNKYKINKKSRNKIEGLLDWIQMIVIVLIIVAIIQLFYIGNYTVPTGSMEPTIIPGERFFAEKISYRFREPQREEVLVFREPYRDRDRYTKRLVALPGEFVKINNNNLYINNNEIEINEGINYYNFGTLISNNEWKVPQKGDYISIESGTFEVNNIRLTLEVLREMLRENQNILDNEIFIHEAVFILNQEHLTGPIYDRDILYNLIKGEEVLLENDYYFTLGDNSRNSYDSRTWGFVSQDRIIARMGFRFWPINRIGLIK